From Streptomyces zhihengii, the proteins below share one genomic window:
- a CDS encoding VOC family protein has product MTPRLDAIGLIVSDMAASLAFYRRLGLELPADADGAPHAEAVLPNGTRVLWDTEETVRSFDPGWTRPEAGERLGLAFRCDDAAEVDSLYADLLAAGHQGHMKPWDAVWGQRYAVVLDPDGMGVSLFADAS; this is encoded by the coding sequence ATGACTCCACGACTCGACGCCATCGGCCTGATCGTCTCCGACATGGCCGCCTCGCTCGCCTTCTACCGCCGCCTCGGCCTGGAGCTCCCCGCGGACGCCGACGGCGCCCCGCACGCGGAGGCCGTGCTGCCGAACGGCACCCGGGTGCTGTGGGACACCGAGGAGACGGTCCGTTCCTTCGACCCCGGCTGGACCCGCCCCGAGGCCGGCGAACGACTCGGCCTCGCCTTCCGCTGCGACGACGCGGCCGAGGTCGACAGCCTCTACGCCGACCTGCTCGCGGCCGGGCACCAGGGGCACATGAAGCCCTGGGACGCGGTGTGGGGCCAGCGCTACGCCGTGGTGCTCGACCCGGACGGCATGGGCGTCTCCCTCTTCGCCGACGCCTCGTAG
- a CDS encoding PHP domain-containing protein — translation MDPVEALERVAFLLERSLAETYRVRAFRTAATVLAGLGPEETARRSAAGTLVRIKGVGPKTAKVAEEALDGRTPAYLGRLEDEADAAPLAEGGATLRAALRGDCHLHSDWSDGGSPVEDMGRTAALLGHAWAVLTDHSPHLTVANGLSAARLREQLDLIERLNATWAPFRLLTGIECDILPDGTLDQDPELLDRLDVVVASVHSKLRMDAPAMTRRMVAAVTNPLTDVLGHCTGRLVTGGRGTRPESDFDADEVFAACAEHGTAVEINSRPERRDPPLRLLRRAVAAGTLFAVDTDAHAPGQLDWQIIGCDRAERCEVPAERVVNTWTADGLTEWTRTRRPPAAA, via the coding sequence ATGGACCCCGTCGAAGCACTGGAGCGCGTCGCGTTCCTGCTGGAACGCTCCCTCGCCGAGACCTACCGTGTGCGCGCCTTCAGGACGGCCGCCACCGTGCTGGCCGGACTGGGCCCCGAGGAGACCGCCCGCCGCTCCGCCGCCGGAACCCTGGTGCGGATCAAGGGCGTCGGGCCGAAGACCGCGAAGGTCGCCGAGGAGGCGCTCGACGGACGGACCCCCGCCTATCTGGGCCGGCTGGAGGACGAGGCGGACGCCGCACCGCTGGCCGAGGGCGGCGCCACCCTGCGGGCCGCCCTGCGCGGCGACTGCCATCTGCACTCCGACTGGTCCGACGGCGGCAGCCCCGTCGAGGACATGGGGCGCACGGCGGCGCTCCTCGGCCACGCATGGGCCGTGCTGACCGACCACTCGCCCCACCTGACCGTGGCCAACGGGCTGAGCGCCGCACGGCTGCGCGAGCAACTGGACCTGATCGAGCGGCTCAACGCCACCTGGGCGCCGTTCCGCCTGCTCACCGGGATCGAGTGCGACATCCTCCCGGACGGCACCCTCGACCAGGACCCCGAACTGCTCGACCGGCTCGACGTCGTGGTGGCGTCGGTCCACTCCAAACTGCGCATGGACGCGCCCGCGATGACCAGGCGGATGGTCGCCGCCGTCACCAACCCCCTGACCGACGTCCTCGGCCACTGCACCGGCCGCCTGGTCACCGGCGGCCGGGGCACCCGGCCGGAATCCGACTTCGACGCCGACGAGGTCTTCGCCGCCTGCGCCGAGCACGGCACCGCCGTCGAGATCAACTCCCGCCCCGAGCGCCGCGATCCGCCGCTGCGCCTGCTGCGCCGCGCCGTCGCCGCCGGCACCCTCTTCGCCGTCGACACCGACGCCCACGCCCCGGGCCAGCTCGACTGGCAGATCATCGGCTGCGACCGCGCCGAGCGCTGCGAGGTCCCCGCGGAACGGGTGGTCAACACCTGGACGGCCGACGGGCTGACCGAATGGACCCGCACCCGCCGCCCGCCCGCCGCCGCGTGA
- a CDS encoding DUF456 domain-containing protein: MGVWQLLMVGGVMLLGLLGVLVPGVPGPWLVWAAVLWWAMHELTGTAWALLVGATAVLLINQVVVWLLPPRRLRGVGITRRTAVCAGAGALAGFVLLPVVGAVPGFVGGIYLCERRRLGGHGQAWASTRAMMRAAGTSVLVELFGCLLVVGAWVAVTLRG; this comes from the coding sequence ATGGGCGTGTGGCAGCTGCTGATGGTCGGCGGGGTGATGCTGCTGGGTCTGCTGGGGGTGCTGGTGCCGGGCGTGCCCGGGCCGTGGCTGGTGTGGGCCGCCGTGCTCTGGTGGGCCATGCACGAGCTGACGGGCACGGCGTGGGCCCTGCTGGTGGGCGCCACGGCCGTGCTGCTGATCAACCAGGTCGTGGTGTGGCTGCTGCCGCCCCGCAGGCTGCGCGGGGTGGGGATCACCCGCCGGACGGCCGTCTGCGCGGGCGCGGGAGCGCTGGCCGGCTTCGTGCTGCTGCCGGTGGTGGGGGCGGTGCCCGGCTTCGTCGGCGGGATCTACCTCTGCGAGCGCCGCCGTCTCGGCGGCCACGGCCAGGCGTGGGCCTCGACCCGCGCGATGATGCGGGCGGCCGGCACCAGCGTCCTGGTGGAGCTGTTCGGCTGCCTGCTGGTCGTGGGGGCCTGGGTGGCGGTCACCCTGCGGGGCTGA
- a CDS encoding VWA domain-containing protein, which translates to MIIRKRLAAGACALLAALAAGLLPAGTAAADEPAAKEPPKVELVLDVSGSMRARDIDGKSRMAAAKQAFNEVLDAVPDEVQLGIRTLGADYPGEDRERGCKDTRQLYPVGPLDRVEAKAAVATLAPTGWTPIGPALLGAAKDLEGGDATRRIVLITDGEDTCAPLDPCEVAREIAAKGIHLVIDTLGLVPDAKTRAQLRCIADATGGTYTSVQHTDELSGRVSQLVERAADPVVTPVATEGAARCADAPTLTPGLWTDREKFGEHRFYRVDVLPGQELRASVSVAADRAVARDYGVLLRAVTVHGREIVRGSEAGDGRTDLISTGLRYPKPEAEDEDDVDLKPAAEVVCLQVSNSFAAAPGVKTEPGLPVELTVDVVDAPDAASDVASFGLGRGWWLLGLLVLTGFVAGLVWGWISRWRIAVWRTH; encoded by the coding sequence ATGATCATAAGAAAACGGCTTGCGGCCGGGGCGTGCGCCCTGCTCGCGGCCCTGGCCGCCGGGCTGCTCCCGGCGGGGACGGCCGCCGCCGACGAGCCGGCGGCGAAGGAACCCCCCAAGGTCGAGCTCGTGCTCGACGTCAGCGGCTCCATGCGCGCCCGCGACATCGACGGCAAGAGCCGGATGGCCGCCGCCAAGCAGGCGTTCAACGAGGTGCTGGACGCCGTGCCGGACGAGGTGCAGCTCGGCATCCGCACCCTCGGCGCCGACTACCCGGGCGAGGACCGCGAGCGCGGCTGCAAGGACACCCGGCAGCTCTACCCGGTCGGTCCGCTCGACCGGGTGGAGGCCAAGGCCGCCGTCGCGACCCTCGCCCCCACCGGCTGGACGCCCATCGGCCCGGCCCTGCTGGGCGCGGCGAAGGACCTGGAGGGCGGTGACGCCACCCGCCGGATCGTGCTCATCACCGACGGCGAGGACACCTGCGCGCCGCTCGACCCCTGCGAGGTGGCGCGGGAGATCGCGGCCAAGGGCATCCACCTCGTCATCGACACGCTCGGACTGGTCCCGGACGCCAAGACCCGCGCCCAGCTCCGCTGCATCGCGGACGCCACCGGCGGCACCTACACCTCCGTGCAGCACACCGACGAACTCTCCGGCAGGGTGAGCCAGTTGGTGGAGCGCGCCGCCGACCCCGTCGTCACGCCCGTGGCGACCGAGGGCGCCGCGCGCTGCGCCGACGCGCCCACGCTGACGCCCGGTCTGTGGACCGACCGCGAGAAGTTCGGCGAGCACCGCTTCTACCGGGTCGACGTGCTGCCCGGCCAGGAGCTGCGGGCCTCGGTCAGCGTCGCAGCCGACCGTGCGGTGGCCCGTGACTACGGGGTGCTGCTGCGGGCCGTCACCGTCCACGGCCGGGAGATCGTGCGCGGCTCGGAGGCCGGCGACGGCCGGACGGACCTGATCTCGACCGGTCTGCGGTACCCGAAGCCCGAGGCCGAGGACGAGGACGACGTCGACCTCAAGCCGGCCGCCGAGGTCGTCTGCCTCCAGGTCAGCAACTCCTTCGCGGCGGCCCCGGGCGTCAAGACCGAGCCCGGTCTGCCCGTCGAGCTCACCGTGGACGTCGTCGACGCCCCGGACGCCGCGTCCGACGTGGCCTCCTTCGGGCTCGGCCGCGGCTGGTGGCTGCTCGGACTTCTCGTGCTCACCGGTTTCGTGGCGGGCCTCGTGTGGGGCTGGATCTCGCGCTGGCGCATCGCCGTCTGGAGGACCCACTGA
- a CDS encoding acyl-CoA dehydrogenase family protein, with translation MAPGTHTVTNQAPPLVGYDVFTADRALTEAVGRHVAQDVLGTARDELELLGRSAGSAQAREWAERADGDPPRLRTHDRYGNRVDEVDFSPAWHRLLGKAVSSGLTDAWGREHGHVRRAAGFLVWTQAEAGHLCPVSMTHAAVPALRTDPVLAAVWEGRLRSPVYEQGLRPAALKAGALAGMGMTEKQGGSDVRANTTRAEPLAAGGEYALTGHKWFCSAPMNDVFLVLAQAPGGLSCFLVPRVLDDGTRNVFRLQRLKDKLGNRSNASAEVEFDGTWARLVGEEGAGVRTLTGMVAATRLDCVLGSAGLMRQAVAQAVHHCSHRSAFGGLLVDKPLMRNVLADLALESEAATVLGMRLAAAYDADTESERALLRIAVPAAKYWVTKRCTPLVAEALECLGGNGYVEESGMPRLLRESPLNSVWEGSGNIQALDALRALQREPASVNAFLQEVGAARGADHRLDAAIRELLTELADLAGIEARARRVVERMALVLQGSLLVRWAPPEVADAFCASRLGGEWGSSFGTLPYTLDLAAVVERARPAV, from the coding sequence ATGGCACCGGGCACCCACACAGTGACCAACCAGGCTCCGCCCCTGGTGGGGTACGACGTCTTCACCGCCGACCGCGCGCTCACCGAGGCGGTCGGGCGACATGTCGCCCAGGACGTCCTCGGCACGGCGCGGGACGAGCTCGAACTCCTCGGGCGCTCGGCGGGCTCCGCCCAGGCGCGGGAGTGGGCGGAGCGGGCCGACGGCGATCCGCCGCGGCTGCGGACCCACGACCGCTACGGCAACCGCGTCGACGAGGTGGACTTCTCCCCCGCCTGGCACCGGCTGCTGGGCAAGGCCGTCTCCTCGGGGCTGACCGACGCCTGGGGCCGGGAGCACGGCCATGTGCGCCGGGCCGCGGGCTTCCTGGTGTGGACGCAGGCGGAGGCGGGCCATCTCTGCCCCGTCTCCATGACCCACGCCGCGGTCCCCGCGCTGCGCACCGACCCGGTGCTGGCCGCCGTGTGGGAGGGGCGGCTGCGCTCGCCGGTGTACGAGCAGGGGCTGCGGCCGGCGGCGCTCAAGGCGGGCGCGCTCGCGGGCATGGGCATGACGGAGAAGCAGGGCGGCAGCGACGTCCGCGCGAACACCACCCGGGCCGAGCCGCTCGCCGCCGGCGGGGAGTACGCGCTCACCGGCCACAAGTGGTTCTGCTCGGCGCCGATGAACGACGTCTTCCTCGTCCTGGCGCAGGCGCCCGGCGGCCTGAGCTGTTTCCTGGTGCCCCGGGTGCTCGACGACGGGACGCGCAACGTCTTCCGGCTCCAGCGCCTCAAGGACAAGCTGGGCAACCGCTCCAACGCCTCGGCCGAGGTCGAGTTCGACGGCACCTGGGCGCGGCTGGTCGGCGAGGAGGGCGCCGGGGTGCGCACTCTCACCGGGATGGTGGCCGCGACCAGGCTGGACTGCGTGCTCGGCTCGGCGGGCCTGATGCGCCAGGCCGTGGCGCAGGCGGTCCACCACTGCTCCCACCGGAGCGCCTTCGGCGGGCTGCTCGTCGACAAGCCGCTGATGCGCAACGTGCTGGCGGACCTGGCGCTGGAGTCGGAGGCGGCGACGGTCCTCGGCATGCGGCTGGCGGCGGCGTACGACGCGGACACCGAGTCCGAGCGGGCGCTGCTGCGGATCGCGGTGCCCGCGGCGAAGTACTGGGTGACCAAACGGTGCACCCCGCTGGTCGCCGAGGCGCTGGAGTGCCTGGGCGGCAACGGGTACGTGGAGGAGTCCGGGATGCCCCGGCTGCTGCGGGAGTCCCCGCTGAACTCGGTCTGGGAGGGCTCGGGGAACATCCAGGCGCTGGACGCGCTGCGCGCCCTGCAGCGGGAGCCGGCGTCGGTGAACGCCTTCCTCCAGGAGGTGGGCGCCGCGCGCGGGGCCGACCACCGGCTGGACGCGGCGATCCGGGAGCTGCTCACGGAGCTGGCGGACCTGGCCGGGATCGAGGCGAGGGCCCGGCGGGTGGTGGAGCGGATGGCGCTGGTGCTCCAGGGTTCGCTGCTGGTGCGCTGGGCGCCGCCCGAGGTGGCCGACGCCTTCTGCGCGTCGCGGCTCGGGGGCGAGTGGGGGTCGTCCTTCGGGACGCTGCCGTACACCCTGGACCTGGCCGCGGTGGTGGAACGGGCGCGGCCCGCCGTCTGA
- a CDS encoding YihY/virulence factor BrkB family protein, with amino-acid sequence MQAANETPERPPGRLHRARVLYRNVSKRRMTWLLLKDTVNSCIEYRILGLAAEAAFFTLLSVPPLMLGLLGLLGYIDDWTSTTTVASIEQNILSAVGTVLSDRGVNDIAKPLLEDVTQGGRPDLISIGFAIALWSGSRAVNVFIDTITVMYGLDGQRGIVATRLLAFLLYLIALLIGAVVLPLAVVGPDRVVELMPWGTEVVRILYWPVVILLSVAFLTTLYHVSVPVRSPWVEDIPGALVALAMWVLGSFLLRIYLTSQVEGPTIYGSLAAPIAFLLWIGISAFAVLVGAAVNAAIDRVWPSVATAAARAANERARAADAAELLARARAAQLYGDEDDDDGEDGGDMPSEFPERWSRFLPPDDVKSRLHAGLHTSRDSGKDTGKDSGNDTGRDGAKDGAKDAGRDAARDPGRDPGTDRTQGRAGDNGRDNR; translated from the coding sequence GTGCAGGCAGCAAACGAAACACCCGAGCGGCCGCCGGGCCGGCTCCACCGGGCCCGAGTCCTCTACCGCAACGTCTCGAAGCGGAGGATGACCTGGCTGCTGCTGAAGGACACCGTCAATTCGTGCATCGAGTACCGCATCCTCGGTCTCGCGGCGGAGGCGGCGTTCTTCACCCTGCTGTCGGTGCCGCCGCTGATGCTCGGTCTGCTCGGTCTGCTCGGTTACATCGACGACTGGACCAGCACCACCACCGTCGCCTCCATCGAGCAGAACATCCTCTCCGCCGTCGGCACCGTGCTCTCCGACCGCGGGGTCAACGACATCGCCAAACCGCTGCTGGAGGACGTCACCCAGGGCGGCCGGCCCGATCTGATCTCGATCGGTTTCGCCATCGCCCTGTGGTCCGGGTCCCGGGCGGTGAACGTCTTCATCGACACCATCACCGTCATGTACGGCCTGGACGGCCAGCGCGGCATCGTCGCCACCCGGCTGCTGGCCTTCCTGCTCTACCTGATCGCCCTGCTGATCGGCGCGGTCGTGCTGCCGCTCGCCGTCGTCGGTCCCGACCGGGTCGTGGAACTGATGCCCTGGGGCACGGAAGTGGTGCGGATCCTCTACTGGCCCGTGGTCATCCTGCTGTCCGTGGCCTTCCTGACCACGCTCTACCACGTGTCCGTGCCGGTGCGTTCGCCCTGGGTGGAGGACATCCCGGGCGCGCTGGTGGCGCTCGCCATGTGGGTGCTGGGGAGCTTCCTGCTGCGCATCTACCTGACCAGCCAGGTGGAGGGCCCGACGATCTACGGTTCGCTCGCCGCGCCGATCGCCTTCCTGTTGTGGATAGGCATCTCCGCCTTCGCGGTGCTGGTGGGCGCGGCCGTCAACGCGGCCATCGACCGGGTGTGGCCCTCGGTGGCCACGGCCGCCGCCCGCGCCGCGAACGAGCGGGCCCGCGCGGCGGACGCCGCGGAACTGCTCGCCCGCGCCAGGGCGGCCCAGCTCTACGGCGACGAGGACGACGACGACGGCGAGGACGGCGGCGACATGCCGTCCGAGTTCCCCGAGCGCTGGTCCCGGTTCCTGCCGCCGGACGACGTGAAGTCCCGGCTGCACGCCGGTCTGCACACCAGCCGCGACAGCGGCAAGGACACCGGTAAGGACAGCGGTAACGACACCGGCAGGGACGGCGCGAAGGACGGCGCGAAGGACGCCGGCCGGGACGCGGCCCGCGACCCGGGCCGGGACCCGGGCACGGACCGCACCCAGGGCCGCGCGGGCGACAACGGCCGCGACAACCGCTAG
- the rsgA gene encoding ribosome small subunit-dependent GTPase A produces the protein MNLPASADLHTHPLTAYGWDDAWADAFAPYADRGLLPGRVVRVDRGRCDVVTPVGTVHADTEFVTPHDPLRVVCTGDWVAVDAAGDPQYARAVLPRRTAFARSTSSKRSEGQILAANVDHAVVCVSLAVELDLGRIERFLALAWESGAEPLVVLTKADLVPDVTGLSYLVQDVETTAPGVQVLPVSSATGEGVEVLAAILSGGTSVLLGVSGAGKSTLANLLLGEDVMDVQATRDTDGKGRHTTTTRNLLVLPGGGVLIDTPGVRGVGLWDAAAGVGQVFSEVEELAARCRFHDCAHVAEPGCAVLAAVEDGTLPERRLESYRKLLRENRRIVAKTDARMRAEMRRDWKLRGAEGRAAMEAKRGRVR, from the coding sequence TTGAACCTCCCTGCTTCCGCAGATCTCCACACCCACCCGCTCACCGCCTACGGCTGGGACGACGCCTGGGCGGACGCCTTCGCCCCGTACGCCGACCGGGGGCTGCTGCCCGGCCGGGTCGTGCGCGTCGACCGCGGCCGCTGCGACGTCGTCACCCCGGTGGGCACCGTCCACGCCGACACCGAGTTCGTCACCCCGCACGACCCGCTGCGCGTCGTGTGCACGGGCGACTGGGTCGCCGTGGACGCCGCCGGCGACCCGCAGTACGCCCGGGCCGTGCTGCCGCGCCGCACCGCGTTCGCGCGCTCCACCTCCTCCAAGCGCTCCGAGGGCCAGATCCTCGCGGCCAACGTCGACCACGCGGTGGTCTGCGTCTCGCTCGCCGTCGAACTCGACCTCGGCCGCATCGAGCGCTTCCTCGCCCTGGCGTGGGAGAGCGGCGCCGAACCGCTCGTCGTGCTCACCAAGGCGGATCTCGTCCCCGACGTCACCGGTCTGTCGTACCTGGTCCAGGACGTCGAGACCACCGCCCCCGGGGTCCAGGTGCTCCCCGTGAGCTCCGCCACGGGTGAGGGCGTCGAGGTGCTCGCCGCGATCCTCTCGGGCGGCACCAGCGTGCTGCTGGGCGTCTCCGGCGCCGGCAAGTCGACCCTGGCCAACCTGCTGCTCGGCGAGGACGTCATGGACGTCCAGGCCACCCGGGACACCGACGGCAAGGGCCGGCACACCACGACCACCCGCAACCTGCTGGTCCTGCCCGGCGGGGGAGTCCTCATCGACACCCCCGGCGTGCGGGGCGTCGGCCTGTGGGACGCGGCGGCCGGTGTCGGCCAGGTCTTCTCCGAGGTCGAGGAGCTCGCGGCCCGGTGCCGCTTCCACGACTGCGCCCATGTGGCCGAACCGGGCTGCGCCGTGCTCGCCGCCGTCGAGGACGGCACGCTGCCGGAGCGGCGGCTGGAGAGCTACCGCAAGCTCCTCCGGGAGAACCGGCGGATCGTCGCCAAGACGGACGCCCGGATGCGGGCCGAGATGCGCCGCGACTGGAAGCTCCGGGGCGCCGAGGGCAGGGCCGCGATGGAGGCCAAGCGCGGTCGCGTCCGCTGA
- a CDS encoding subtilase-type protease inhibitor, translating to MRYIARGLALAGISLGLAVAPGTGSAGAAPQEARSLYAPSALVLTVTAGDDALSGTVLRAVTLGCAPSASGTHPAPRAACAELRAEQGRFDAGTTTAPGVSCTRQWDPVTVTADGVFDGKRVSYTHVFGNTCLQGASTGVVFDF from the coding sequence ATGCGGTACATCGCCAGAGGACTCGCGCTCGCCGGCATCTCGCTCGGCCTCGCCGTGGCACCCGGGACGGGCAGCGCCGGAGCGGCGCCCCAGGAGGCCCGGAGCCTGTACGCGCCCTCCGCGCTCGTGCTCACCGTCACCGCCGGCGACGACGCCCTGAGCGGCACGGTCCTGCGCGCGGTGACCCTCGGCTGCGCCCCCTCGGCGAGCGGCACCCACCCGGCCCCCCGCGCCGCCTGCGCCGAACTCCGCGCCGAGCAGGGGCGGTTCGACGCGGGCACCACGACGGCGCCGGGCGTGAGCTGCACCCGCCAGTGGGACCCGGTCACGGTCACCGCGGACGGGGTGTTCGACGGCAAGCGGGTCTCCTACACGCACGTGTTCGGCAACACGTGCCTCCAGGGCGCCTCGACGGGCGTCGTCTTCGACTTCTGA
- a CDS encoding helix-turn-helix transcriptional regulator — MLGAIGLDERQEIAYRALVALGAAEIADLAHRLALPEPETERALRRLEQQGLAAQSSARTGRWVAAPPGVALGALLTQQRHELERAELAAALLAEEYRAESAEPAVHDLVEVVTGASAVTHRFVQLQLGAVDEVCALVTGKPIAVSGMDNEAEEKAAGRGVTYRVVVEREVLTMPDGITELTAALGRDEQVRVADRVPTKLVVADGSLAMVPLTGRGAEPAALVVHASGLLESLMGLFEAVWREALPLRLSAGGDSVAEDAGAVPDATDLQILSLLLAGMTDASVAKQLDLGLRTVQRRVKGLMELTGVTTRLQLGWHAYARGWVARDLRGRD; from the coding sequence GTGCTGGGAGCGATAGGTCTCGACGAACGGCAGGAGATCGCCTACCGCGCGCTGGTCGCGCTGGGCGCGGCGGAGATCGCCGATCTCGCGCACCGGCTGGCGCTGCCGGAGCCGGAGACCGAGCGGGCGCTGCGCCGGCTGGAGCAGCAGGGGCTGGCGGCGCAGTCGTCGGCGCGGACCGGACGCTGGGTGGCGGCGCCGCCGGGCGTGGCGCTCGGGGCGCTGCTGACGCAGCAGCGGCACGAGCTGGAGCGGGCCGAGCTGGCCGCGGCGCTGCTGGCGGAGGAGTACCGGGCGGAGTCGGCCGAGCCGGCGGTGCACGACCTGGTGGAGGTGGTGACCGGGGCGAGCGCGGTCACCCACCGTTTCGTGCAGTTGCAGCTCGGCGCCGTGGACGAGGTCTGCGCCCTGGTCACGGGGAAGCCGATCGCGGTCAGCGGCATGGACAACGAGGCGGAGGAGAAGGCGGCGGGTCGGGGCGTCACCTACCGGGTGGTGGTCGAGCGCGAGGTGCTCACCATGCCGGACGGGATCACCGAGCTGACGGCGGCGCTCGGCCGCGACGAGCAGGTCAGGGTGGCCGACCGGGTACCGACCAAGCTCGTCGTCGCGGACGGCTCGCTCGCCATGGTGCCGCTGACCGGGCGCGGGGCGGAGCCCGCGGCGCTGGTGGTCCACGCCAGCGGTCTGCTGGAGTCCCTGATGGGCCTGTTCGAGGCGGTGTGGCGGGAGGCGCTGCCGCTGCGGCTGTCTGCCGGCGGCGACTCGGTCGCCGAGGACGCGGGCGCGGTCCCGGACGCCACGGACCTCCAGATCCTGTCGCTGCTCCTCGCGGGCATGACGGACGCGAGCGTGGCCAAGCAGCTCGACCTGGGGCTGCGCACGGTGCAGCGCAGGGTGAAGGGCCTGATGGAGCTGACCGGCGTCACGACCCGGCTGCAGCTCGGCTGGCACGCCTACGCACGCGGCTGGGTCGCCCGCGACCTGCGGGGACGCGACTGA
- a CDS encoding DUF6597 domain-containing transcriptional factor gives MYRERPALLPGAVVWTRTAEEHDGAVHPVLPDGCMDLLWNDGRLLVAGPDTRAHTPSGAAGLRWAGLRFAPGAAPAFLGVPAHELRDLRADLADLWGEAAARAAAAEVGEADPGSGLEAVALARAARSGPPDPLTAQVVRHLEAGGTVAAAAEAAGLGARQLHRRSLDAFGYGPKTLARILRLQRALALVRRGVPYGEAALLAGCADQAHLAREMRALGGTTLRAYEASAKRETPMPSGSSTTA, from the coding sequence ATGTACAGGGAACGGCCCGCCCTGCTGCCGGGCGCCGTGGTGTGGACGCGGACCGCCGAGGAACACGACGGAGCGGTGCACCCGGTGCTGCCCGACGGCTGCATGGATCTGCTGTGGAACGACGGCAGGCTGCTCGTCGCCGGTCCCGACACCCGGGCCCACACGCCGTCGGGCGCGGCGGGCCTCCGCTGGGCGGGGCTGCGGTTCGCCCCCGGCGCCGCGCCCGCCTTCCTCGGCGTCCCGGCGCACGAACTGCGCGATCTGCGCGCCGACCTCGCGGACCTGTGGGGCGAGGCGGCCGCCCGTGCTGCCGCGGCCGAGGTCGGTGAGGCGGACCCCGGCTCCGGTCTGGAGGCCGTCGCCCTCGCGAGGGCGGCCCGCAGCGGCCCGCCCGACCCGCTGACGGCACAGGTCGTCCGGCATCTGGAGGCAGGCGGCACGGTCGCCGCGGCCGCGGAGGCCGCCGGGCTCGGCGCCCGGCAACTGCACCGGCGCTCCCTGGACGCCTTCGGCTACGGGCCCAAGACCCTCGCCCGCATCCTGCGGCTCCAGCGCGCCCTGGCCCTGGTGCGCCGCGGCGTCCCGTACGGCGAGGCCGCGCTGCTGGCCGGCTGCGCCGACCAGGCCCACCTCGCCCGCGAGATGCGGGCGCTCGGGGGGACCACCCTGCGGGCCTACGAGGCGTCGGCGAAGAGGGAGACGCCCATGCCGTCCGGGTCGAGCACCACGGCGTAG
- a CDS encoding ABC transporter substrate-binding protein has translation MAHENGWTFLDDRGRPATAPRTPGRPVAYIQAGAALYDLGIRPVGVFGSAHDGAAADPVKAGALPLDGTAYLGPGPAVDAETVLAAGPDLVVAVAYGAGGPVYGLDPDTAKRIEERLPVVVLDVGQERSLDETRARFAELARSLGAPPPPAHSDAARAARTAAAAAAAGTRVLALSPAGPDSVHLARPGAWPDLRALTDCGVTVAAPAPGPGINWSTTDWNRAALLEPDVVLLDVRANAAPPERLARTAGWREIEARARIVPWNPELPCSARAHDAFFRTVARALTARQG, from the coding sequence ATGGCGCACGAGAACGGATGGACGTTCCTGGACGACCGGGGCCGCCCGGCCACCGCACCCCGTACGCCCGGGCGGCCCGTCGCCTACATACAGGCCGGGGCCGCGCTGTACGACCTCGGCATACGCCCCGTGGGGGTGTTCGGCTCCGCGCACGACGGCGCCGCGGCCGACCCGGTGAAGGCCGGCGCGCTGCCGCTGGACGGCACCGCCTATCTGGGACCGGGGCCCGCGGTGGACGCCGAGACGGTGCTGGCCGCCGGCCCCGATCTGGTGGTGGCCGTCGCCTACGGCGCCGGGGGCCCGGTCTACGGGCTCGACCCGGACACCGCCAAGCGGATCGAGGAGCGGCTGCCCGTCGTCGTCCTCGACGTCGGGCAGGAGCGCTCGCTCGACGAGACGCGCGCCCGCTTCGCCGAACTCGCCCGCTCCCTCGGCGCCCCGCCCCCGCCCGCGCACTCCGACGCGGCCCGCGCGGCGCGCACCGCGGCGGCCGCGGCGGCCGCCGGGACGCGGGTCCTCGCCCTGTCGCCCGCCGGACCGGACAGCGTGCACCTCGCCCGCCCCGGCGCCTGGCCGGACCTGCGGGCGCTGACGGACTGCGGGGTGACCGTGGCCGCGCCCGCGCCGGGCCCGGGGATCAACTGGTCGACCACCGACTGGAACCGGGCCGCGCTGCTGGAACCGGACGTCGTGCTCCTCGACGTCCGCGCCAACGCGGCGCCGCCCGAGCGGCTCGCGCGCACGGCGGGCTGGCGCGAGATCGAGGCACGGGCCCGGATCGTGCCCTGGAACCCCGAACTCCCGTGCAGCGCCCGCGCCCATGACGCGTTCTTCCGTACCGTCGCCCGGGCCCTGACGGCCCGGCAGGGCTGA